DNA sequence from the Streptomyces sp. HUAS 15-9 genome:
AACGGTTTCAGTGAGGCGCATTGGCAGCAACTGCCCGAACCTTCTGGAGGTGTTTTCGATGTTGATGCGCACCGACCCCTTCCGTGAGCTCGACCGGCTGGCTCAGCAGCTGATGGGCCCGGGCACCTGGTCGCGGCCGTCCGCGATGGCGATGGACGCGTACCGCGAGGGGCACGAGTACGTGGTGGCCTTCGACCTCCCCGGCGTCAGCGCGGACGCGATCGACATCGACGTCGAACGCAACATGCTGACCGTCAAGGCCGAACGCCGCCCCGTGGCCAAGGGCGACGACGTGCAGATGGAACTCTCCGAGCGGCCGCTGGGCGTCTTCTCCCGCCAGATCGTGCTCGCGGACACGCTGGACACCGAGCAGATCAAGGCCGACTACGACGCAGGCGTGCTCACCCTGCGCATCCCGATCGCCGAGCGCGCCAAGCCCCGCAAGATCTCCATCGGCTCGGGATCCGACCGCAAGGAGATCTCCGGCTGAGCCGAACGATCCGGGCCGAACGCCGGCGGAGGACGGGCACCTGATCTCCCCCTCACCCCGTCCTCCGCACCCCACGGGACGGACTCGAAGAAGGGCGGCGATGAACGTGCCCCTGCGACAAGAAGCGTTCCTGGAACATGTCAGGGAACGCGGCGAGTACGACAGCCTGTCAGAAGCAGAACGCGCGGCCCGCGTGGTGCTCGCCCTGCTCGGCGCGCGCCTGGTCGGCGAGGTCCGCGCCGAGCTGGCCGCGCGGCTGCCGGAAGACTTCGCCCTGATCCTCCTCAACCCGCTGCAGAGCAGAGAGCCCCTGCCGCCGGAGCGGTTCCTGCGCGCGACCGCCGCCTGGATCGAAGGGGCCACCGAGCAGACCGCCGCCTGGGACGTCAGCGCCGTCCTCAGCACGGTCGCCGACGCGGTCGGCGACGACCTGCTGGGCCAGATCCTGCTCCAGCTCCCCGCCGGCTACGACCTCCTCTTCGGTCACCCCCAGCCCGCCTGACCACCCACACCCCGGTGCCCTCGCACAGGCACCACGACCTCCGGCGACAGAAAGGGCAAACGACCCCAGTGATGACCGACCGGCGTGCACCACTCCAGCACACACCCGTGATGACGTACGAGCAGCTGCTGGAGAAGGTCCGCTACGAAGGCGCCTACCCCACCCGGGAAAGAGCCGAGGAAGCCGTCCGCCTGGTCCTCGCAGGACTCGGACGCCAGCTGACGGGCGACGAACGCGTCGACCTCGCCGCCCGCCTCCCCTTCGAAGCCGCAACGATCCTCACCGCGCAGATCCCCGACACCCAGCCCCTGACCGGCTGGGCCTTCGTCAAAGACCTCGCCGCCCGCACCGGCGCCACCCTGGGCACCACCCGCTGGGACACCGGATCCGTCCTCTGTGTCGTCGCAGCCCTGGCCGGCCCCGACCTCCTCACCCGCATCCTGCATCAACTCCCCTCCGGCTACGTTCTGTTGTTCGGCCGCGCCGAACACGAGTGACGCTGCCCCCCGTTTTCCTGACTCGCGCCGGGATGGCGGGTAGATGCTTTCCGTCTCGGCGCGGACGGCGGCAGGTCGTCTCGACGCTGAGATGACGCTCGTTCTGACGGGTTGTCACCTTGCGGCGGCCGGACCCATCAGTGATCTTGCCGCTTCTGGCTCATCGGCGCCTGGCGCGCCCGCACGGTGAACCTGGCCGCGGCGACGGCCGACCGCGGGCTGTCGGTGGGCGTCTGGACGCCGACATCCACGGTCATTCGGTCCCGCGGATGCTGGGCGCCTGGGCCAATCCCACCCAGGTCGAGAAGATGATCACGCCGCCACGGGTCAACGGCGTGAAGGTGATCTCCATCGGAATGTCACCCCGGGCAACGCACCCGTGGTCTGGCGTGGCCCGATGCTGCACCGCGCGCTGCGGCAGTTCCTCGCCGACGTCTACTGGGGCGACCTGGACGTCCTCCTCCTCGACCTGCCGCAGGGCACCGGCGATATCGCGATCTCGGTCGCCCAACTGCTTCCGCGCGCGGAGCTCTTGGTGGTGACCACCCCGCAGCCCGCCGCTGCCGAGGTCGCCGAGCGGGCCGGCGCCATCGCCCTGCAGACGGGCCAGCGAGTGGCCGGCGTCGTGGAGAACATGTCCTGGCTCCTGATGCCGGACGGGTCACGGGCCGAACCCTTCGGCTCCGGAGGCGGCCAGACAGTCGCCGGCTCGCTCTCCCGCAAGGTCGGCACTTACGTCCCCCTCCTCGGCCAGGTACCTCTCGACCCCCGCCTCCGCGAAGCGGGCGACGCCGGCACCCCGCTGGTGCTCAAGACCCCGGAGGCTCCGGCGGCGACGACCCCCTGCGCGCCATCGCCGAAAACCTCGCCGTACGCCCACGCGGCCCGGCAGGTCGGCAGCTCCCCGTCAGCCCGTCGGGAGGGTCATGATGTGCGAGCCGGCGTTCGGACCGAGCGGTGGCGGATCGCCGGGTCGTCCAGCGACTCCGGCAGACGGCGGCGGAACTTCTCCCGGTACAGCGCGAGGACCTCGGCGTCCGTGCCCGAGACGTCCCTCGGGGTGGATGCGGGGTGGATGCGGGGTGCTGTGGGAGCGAGCGGGGGCGGATCCCCGGGTGAGCTGGTTGCCGCCGTCCTGCTCAGCCCTGAGCGGGACGGACTCCCGGCCTTGACGCCCGTGTGACGCTCTGGGCGTCTGCACGAAGGGCCATGAGCCGAGAAGACGGCTGTGACCAGGGCTTTTCTGGTTTCCGTTCAGGCCGACATTCTTCCGATGACGCATCATGTGGAGTGCACGGCGATCCTTGAGCCTGCGGCGAAGAGTGGCTGACCTGCGGCTTTGTCGCAGTGGTCGTCCGAGGCCGGAGCCTCGTGGGACAAGGCCCTAGTCGCTCACCGCCCGTCGGATGCCGGTGACCAGGTCGGGGTGGATGCGTACGAGGTGGTCCGGGCCGTGGGCCGACTGCGGGCGCAGTGCCGCGCGGTAACGCGCCACCTGCTCCGGGTCCGTGACGAGGTGGCAGTGGCCGGTGGCGACGACGCTCCACCGCAGGCCGGTGTTGTGGTCGATCTCGTCGGCATGGTAGGCGACGGCGACGCCTTGGGAGTCCGCCTGCTCCGTGGGGGCGGTGAGGGCGGCGCCGTTGCGGGCGCAGACGATGATGTCGCCGTCGTCGAGGATGTGGTCGACGGGGCGTACGGCGGGCAGCGCCCGCTGCGGGAAGTCGATCGGTAGGACGATGCGGCCCAGGGGGACGCTGCTGAGCAGGCGCAGGGCTTCGTCGGGGGCCAGTTCTACGGTGCGGCGCGGCTCGGGAGGTAGCCGATGCGTCATGAGCGGATGTCCTTCGCGCACGGCGGTACTCGTCCGCCGCACAGGGTCGGTGCCACTGAGGTCTGGCGGCCCCCATGCAACGCGTTTCGGCCTTGCGCTGCCAGAGCCGTTCGGCCCATAGGTGTATGTGATGTAGGCCACATCAGAGAGGGCTGGGGCGGGGTGACCCTCGTGTGTCACGCTTGCCGCACGTCTCCCGTGCCCGAAAGCGGGTGTGCCCGGCGCCTTGTGCCGACGAAGACGATCTCCGGGCGGCGTCGCCCGCTTCGCCCTCCGCGCCGACGAGGCCGCCGCTGATCCACCCTCAGTTTCGAAGTGCCCCCGTGCATGTGCCCGGGGGCTTCTTCATGTGCCCGAAATCCACCGTGAGTTGAAGGAGCACCGGATGGTGACTGGAAAAGAACGCCGACTTCGCCGGCTCCTCGGGGAGGACGGCAAGACCCTGCTGGTCGCCGTCGACCATTCCCTGACGCTCGGTGCCATCGGCGGTCTGACGGACATGGGTTCCGTCATGGACGCGGCCGTGGCGGGCGGCGCCGACGGCGTGGTCAGTCACCGTGGCTCCGCCGCCCGCTGCATGCCCGTGCAGCGCGGGACCGCGCTCGTCGTCCATCTCTCGGGCGCCACGGCGCTGAGCCCGCGATCGGAGCTGAAGACGCGGGTCTGTGCCCCGGAGGCGGCGCTCGCGCTGGGGGCCGACGCCCTCTCCGCCCACGTCACGCTGGGCGGTGGCTCGGCCGAGGACCGCGCAGCGCTCGCCGATCTCGGCTCGCTCGCCGCAGACTGCGACCGGCTGGGCATACCGCTGCTGGCGATGACGTACGTGCGCACCGAGGCGCCCGACCCCGGTCCCGCCGTGCTGCACGCGGCGCGCATCGCGGCCGAACTGGGCGCGGACATCGTCAAGGCGGCTCATCCGGGCGACGAGCATGTGGCGGAACTGGCGGCCACCGTGCCCGCGCCGGTCGTGCTGGCGGGCGGTCAGGCGGACAGCGGCTGGGACGAGTTCTGCGAGTCCGCGAAGGCCGCGATGGGCGCCGGCGTCGCGGGCCTGTGCGTCGGCCGCCGTATGTTCGGGGCCGCCGATCCCGTGCGCGCCACCGCCGACCTGCGGGCGATCGTCCATGGTGAAGGCTGAGGGCGACCGGGCATGAAGCGGCGTACCACGTCGTACTTCCATCTCGGCCGGATCTTCGAGTGGCATGCCGAGCGGTCCGCCCAGAGCGTGCTGCACCTCGACCGGCCGTTCGACATCGCACCCGAGGCGGGCCTCGTCCACGACGGGCCCGCGCTCGCGGCGACGGTGCGGGAGCTCTCGGACTGTCTGCACGTCGGCGGTCTGCGGCAGGGCGACCGGGTCGTCGTGGCCAAGGAGAACCACTTCGACATGGTTCTGCTGGCGGCGGGTGCGGCCAGGATCGGCGCCGTTCCCGTCATGGTCGCAGCGGCCAACTCGCCGGAGGCAGTGCGCACCATGGTGGAGCGGGCCGCCCCGCGGCTCCTGATCACGGGTCCTGGTCTGCTCTCCCGGGCCGTCGAGGCCGGGGTCGAACTCGCCGACCGGAGCGTGCGGATCGTCCGCGTCGGGCCGGAGGGCAGCGGCACCGGCACCGCGGTGCCGCTGGACGAGCTGCGCGGCGGGGCGACGGCGCCCGTGCGGCTCGGCGGCGACGACGATCCCATGGTCGCCACGCACACGTCCGGCACGACCGGAGTGCCCAAACTCGTGCTGCACACGGCGAACACGGCCATCGGCAGGTTTCCCCCACGGATGGAGCGCTACCGGCTTCCGTTTCTCACCACCCGCCGCGGCGACGTGGTGGCCGCGGCGGTCTCCTTCGCGCACATCCGGGTCATGGCGTGGACGGCGTCCCAGCTCAAGATGGCACCGCGCAAACTGGTGGCCGTCTCGGACCCGCTCGTGGCCAACATGGAGAGCATCCTGGAGGAACACCGGCCCACCTCCATCGAGGCGTTCCCCAACGTGTTCCAGTACTGGGAGCAACTGGTGGACGAACGGCCGGAGTTGTTCGCCCAGACGCGGCTGTACGTGAGCACCTTCGACGCGGTGCACCCGCGGACCGTCCGCAAGTTCCTCAGCGCCTCGGCCGGCCGGTTCCCCACCTGGGGTTGGGGCCTCGGCCAGTCCGAGATCACCGGCATCGTCGCCAACCTGTTCACCCGCCGCACGGTGCGCGCCGGCCGTCCGGAGGCGACCAACCTGGGCTGGCCGATGCTGCTGCGGCTGAAGGTGGTCGACCCCGAGACCGGCCGTCGGCAGCCACGGGGCAAGCCGGGGATGATCATGGTCTCCACGAAGGCGCGGTGCCTGAGCTACCTGGGGGAGGACGACCGCTATCGAGCCAAGCTCAACGGCCGGTGGTGGAACAGCGGTGACCTCGGCGAGCGGGTGGGACTCGGGCGGGTCCGCCTGCTCGACCGGGAGGTGGACATGATCCCGGGCATCAGCTGCATAGAGCTGGAGAGCACGTTGCTGGAGCGGCTCGACAACGCCTCGGACGTCACCATTCTCGGTGTTCCGGGACAGGCTCCCGTCCCCGTTCTGTGCATGCGCGGAAACCGGTTGGACCCGGAGGAATGGCAGCGTGCCGTCACCGGGCTGCCGGAACTCGCGGAGCCGCGCGTCGTGCCCTGGGAAGAGGTCCCGAGGACGGCCACCTGGAAGGTCCGCAGGGCCGTACTGCGTGAGCAGGTTCTCGGCACGAACGCGACTGTCGGCAGCGGGAAATGGACATGAACCGACAAGACTGGAAAGCAGGTGTGCCGTGAACTGGCTGCCGCCGGCACTCGTCGACCTCCCCTCCGTCGCTCCCTCGGCCTCGGAGCCGAGGGACTTCAGGAACGGCTGGTTCTGGGCCATCGTCGTGGGGATCGCGCTGTTCTGGTTCCTCGCCTACTGCCTTGCCATCCACCGGGCCTATGTGGACAAGCGCACCGGAATCCCCACGGTCGTGGTCGCGATCAACTTCTCCTGGGAGTTCGTGCATTCCTTCGTCATCGACCAGGAGCCCGCGCAGCGTCCGGCCAATTTCATCTGGTTCTTCTTCGACATCATCATCGTGTACCAGGTGATGAAGTACGGGAAGAAGGACTTCCCCAAGCTGACGGAGCGGAACTTCCAGCGGCTGTTCTGGGGGATCTGCGGCTACTGCGCGGTGCAGCACTACCTGATGGCCTATGAATTCCGTGACGTGCTCGGCATGTACAGCGGTGTGGCCCTCAACGTGGGTCTCAGCGCGTCCTTCATCATCACCCTCAGACAGCGCCGGTCGTCCGCCGGCCAGTCGGTGCACATCGCCGTCTGCAAGACGCTGGGGTCCTTCCTCGCCGGCCTGAACGTGCTCATCATCTTCCCGAGCCGCGCCCTCGTGCTGTTCTGGTTCGTCATCATTCTCGTGCTGGACCTGACCTACGTCCGGATGGTCTTCCGGCAGATTCGGGCCGAGGGCCAGTCTCCCTGGGCGCTCAACAGGCCGCCTGTGACGGATCCGGTCGTCCACGAGCCGTCGACCGCCCCGGCCGTCGCCTGACCGGGGGCGTCACCGCGCGCTGCTCGGCGCCTTGTGCCACCGCCTCGTGCCACCGAGAAGAAACAGAGAAAGCAACACAGGAAGAGGAAGACCGCCACCATGATGAAGTACCTGTCCGAGCTCGTCCTACGGCGGAGCAGGTCGGTGCTCGTCGTCGCCCTGCTGTTCACGCTCCTCGGGGGCGCGGCCAGCGCGACCCTGTTCGGGAGGTTGACGGCAGGAGGGCTGACGAACAAGGGATCGGAGTCCGGGCAGGCGACCCGCATCCTGGAGAAGAACGGCCAGGGGCAGCCCAATCTCACCCTCGTCGTCACCGTCGGCCCGGCCGGTGTGGACGCCCCCGCCGCCGCGGAGGCGGGCAGCCGACTCACCGAACGGCTCGCCAAGGAGAAGGACGTCATCAACGTCACCTCCTACTGGACGGCGGGACGCCCTCCCCAACTGCGCAGTGAGAAGGGCGACAAGGCGCTGGTCGGGGCGACGATCCGCGGCGACGAGACGTCCGTGCCCAAGCTGCTCGACGAACTGGCCCCGCGGTACGAGGGAACCCACGACGGCCTGGACGTCAGGGTCGGCGGCTACGCGATGTTCCAGAAGGAGACCACCGAGATCAGCCAGGAGGACGGCACCAAGGGGGAGACCATAGCCTTCCCCCTGACGATGATCGTCCTCGTGCTGGTCTTCGGCAGCATCGTCGCCGCCTGTCTGCCGCTGGCCGTGGCCGTGGTGTCGATGATGCTCGGCTTCGGCGTGCTGTGGGTGATGGCCAACCTCACCGACCTCTCCGTCTTCGTGGTCAGCGTCGTCACCCTGTTCGGTCTCGGGCTCGCGATCGACTACAGCCTGCTGATCGTCAACCGCCACCGCGAGGAACTGCGGGACGGGGCGTCACCCGAACAGGCCATCCGCACCACCATGAACACGGCGGGGCGTACGGTCCTCTTCTCCGCGGTCACCATTGCCCTGGTCCTCGTCGGACTGCTGTTCTTCCCCCTGGAGGCGGTCCGGTCCATGGGGATCGGGGGCATGGTGACGGCCCTGCTCTCGGCCCTGGGCGCGCTCACCGTGCTGCCGGCGCTGCTCCTGACGCTCGGCCCGCGGGTGGAGAAGGGACGCGTCTTCGGCAGGCGCCGGGACGCACGCGCCGGGCGGGAGGTCGAGCACGGCTTCTGGCACCGCCTCGCCACCTTCGTCATGCGCCGCCCGGTGCCCGTCGCCACCGTGGTGATCGCCTTCCTCCTGCTGCTGGGGGCGCCCTTCCTGGGCGTCGAGGTGGGTATGCCCGACGAACGCTCCATGCCCGCGTCCTCCGAGGCACGGCAGGTCGCCACGATCATCAGGACCGAGTTCGACAGCGCGGAGCAGAACGCCGCGCAGGTCGTCCTGCCCGACGTCACCGACAGCGACAAGGACCTTCCCGGGTACGCCGCCGCCCTGTCGAAGCTGCCCGGGGTCGCCCGCGTGGACGGCCCGACCGGCAGCTACGTCAAGGGCGCACAGGCCGTCGCCAGGACCCCGGCGCACGGACGTTTCGCCCTGGACGACGGCAGCTGTCTCTCGGTGGTCCCCGCATCGGGCGACCCGGACGCAGCCCAGCAACTGGTCCATGACGTACGGGCGCAGCACGCGCCGTTCAAGGCACTCGTCGGCGGCATGGCGGCGGACAGCATCGACACCACCGACACCCTGCTCGACCGGCTGCCCTACGCCCTCGGCGCGGTGATGGTGGCCATGGTCGTCCTGCTGTTCCTGCTCACCGGGAGCGTGATGCTGCCGTTCCTGGCCCTGGCACTCAGCGCTCTGAGCCTCACCGCCACCTTCGGCGCGCTGGTCTGGATCTTCCAGGACGGCCACCTCGTGTCGCTGCTCGGCGACGTCACCGTCACCGGCAGCATCGCCTCGACGATCCCGGTCGTCCTGTTCGCGCTCTCCTTCGGACTGGCCATGGACTACCAGGTGTTCATGCTGGCCCGGATCCGCGAGGAGTACGTCCGCACCGGCTCCGGAACCACCGCGGTGGCCCAGGGACTCGAACGCATCGGACGCATGGTCACGGCAGCCGCCGTACTGATCTCCATCGTCTTCCTCGGCTTCACCGTCTCCGGCATCTCCTACGTCAAGGCATACGGCGTCGGACTCCCGCTCGCCGTGCTGATGGACGCCACCCTGATCCGCGGCGCCCTGCTCCCCGCGCTCATGCGGCTCGGCGGCAAGGCCACCTGGTGGGCGCCGGGCTTCCTGCGGCGAGTGCACGTGAGGTTCGGCCTCCACGAGTCGTCGCAGGCCCCCGACGCGCCGCGCTCACCCGGTGCCCCGCCGTACGCCGGCGTCCGGTAGCGGCCCGCTCGCACACCTCGCTCGTACAACTCACCAATACACCCTGCGCGTTCCGGCGCCGGCCCGCCGCGGCCGGCGCCGGAACGCGTTGTCGTGCCCGGACGCCGCCCCCGCAGCGGGCCGCCGGCACCTCCCCGTCACCGTCAGCGAAAGGCAGGACGCGAAGATGGACACCAGACTCTGGGCCGATGTCACACTGATGAAGGGCGGCGCCACGGACGTCGCCCTCGCTCTCATACGGACCTCGGACGCGAGCGGCGTACTCGTGCGTCCCGACCAGCTCGACGGCTGGGAGCCGCTGGCCCGGATCGCCGTCGCGTCCCTCGTCACCGCCGAGGAGGCCGGCCGCCTCGACGACGACCGCGTCCAGACGCTGATCGCAGCCTCCCCGCAGGAGCTCGACGGCGTGCGCGCCGCCGCCGGCAACCGGGCGGTCGGTGTGCGCTGCGAGATCACCGACGGCGACACCATGAACGAGGCGGCCTCGCTCTGCGGGACCGCCGACTTCCTGGTGGCGGCCTTCGCCGACGAGACCAACATCCCGCTGGAGCTCCTCCTGGCCCGCGCGCAGGGCACCCGGACACAGGTCTACAAGCAGCTGCTGACCAGCGCCGAGACCGCGAGCGTGGCCGGGGTGCTGGAGACCGGACCGGCCGGGCTCGTCGTCGGCGCCGGGCACCTCGCGGACCTGGACAAGGTCGCCGCCGTACTGCGGGCGGAGCGGCACGCACAGCTCGACCTCGTACCGCTCGAGGTCGTCCGCTCCGAGCCGGTCGGCATGGGCTACCGCGGCTGCATCGACACCACCCACCTGTTCGACGACGACGAAGGCATGGTCATCGGCTCCACCTCGTCCGGCGGCATCTTCGTCTGCGCCGAGGTGCACTACCTGCCGTACATGAATCTGCGGCCCTTCCGGGTCAACGCCGGTGCGGTGCACTCGTACGTCTTCGGGACCGGGACCACGGCCTACATCACCGATCTCGCGGCTGGTGAGAAGTGCTACGCCGTCAACACCGACGGCCGGTTCCGCGAGGCGATGGTCGGGCGGATCAAGGTCGAACTGCGCCCGCTGCGGCTGGTCGAGGCCCGCTACGGCGACGTCACGGTCAACGCCTTCCTCCAGGACGACTGGCACGTACGGGTGATGAGCGCCGAGGGCAAGCCGCTGAACCTCACCGAGGTGGTCCCCGGCACCCTGCTGCTCGGCCGGGTCACGGAGCCGGGCCGCCACGTCGGGATCAAGGTCGACGAGGAAATCAGCGAGTTCTGACCATGGCGGACTCGGCCGAGATCTGCGTCGTGGGAGCCGGGCCGCGCGGCATGTGCGCCGTGGAACGGCTCCTGGCGAACGCACCGCTGCCCGGATCCCAGCGTCGAGTGCGAGGTGCCCTTGGTGGCCGGGCCGACGCTGTACGAGTGGGCCCGGCTGGTCGCGGCGGGGCGCGGCGCCGGTCACGCACGAGGCGTGGCCGCAGGCCATGCCGGACACCGAGGTCGCCCTCACCCGCGCACAGGTACGGCTGGATGTCGTACCCGTTGCTGCGCTCGGCCCGATCACCGACGCGGCGCGCGCCGAGCGGCTGGACGTGGCACAGCCGGCCAGGGCCGCCCGGGGCGCCGCGAACCAGGTGGTCGAGCTGGTACGGCAGTTCACCAACTCGGCGGCGCCGCAGGCACGCTCGCCTCCTACCAGGAGTACGCCGCGCCGGCCGCGGGCGACGCGGCGGCCGTCGACCACGGCGCGGAACTGCTCGGCGGGTTCGCCGCGGAGCTGCGGCTCGGCGCGCCGGACGTGCCGTGGCACGCGCTGCGCACCCCGGTCGCCGACATCGCGGCGACCGCGGCCCTACGTCGGCGGGGCGATCGGCAAGTTCGGCCTGGACGTACAGACCCTGTCCCGCACCGAGTTCGCCGAGGTCACCGAGCCGGCCGCCGAGGGACGCGGCGTGTCGTCCGCGATGCCCCAGAAGCGGAACCCGTTGCCGGCCACCATGGTGATCGCCGCGGCCCGGCAACTGCCCGGCCTCGCCGCCACGGTGCACCAGTGCCTGCTGCACGAGGACGAACGCGCCCCGGGCGCCTGGCACGCGGAGCGGCAGCCGCTGCGCGAGTGCCTGCGCACCGTCGCCGGCCTGGTCGAGACGGCACATGAACTCGCCCGGGGATGGCACGTCCACCCCGGGACCATGCGGCGCAACCTCGCCCTGAGCGACGGCGCCATCGTCTCGGAGCGGCTCAACGCCGCGCTTGCCCCCCATCTCGGCAGGACCCGCGCGAAGAAGCTGATCGCCCGGGTCGCCCTGCACGGCACGACGGACGGCACGCCCTTCGGCGCCGCGCTGCCCGCCGACCCCGATTGGCCCGCCGCCGTCACCGAGCGGGAGGTACGGGTGCTCATGGCCCCCGAGGCCTACCTCGGTTCGGCGGCAGCACTGGTGAACCGCGTCCTCACCCGCTACCACGCGAGCGTTCGGCCGAGCGCCGCCGCGGAATCCACCCACAGGAGTGTCACATGACCACCAACGCGCCCGCGCAACAGGGCGGATCCAGGCTCTCCGGCACCCAGCGCGAGGCCCTCGACCACCTGCTCGCCGCAACGGAGCGGCGGCTTCACGACTTCCTGTCCGCCGAGGCGGAGATCTGGGCGAGGGTCAGCCCGCGGGCCCGCGTGCCCATCGACGCCATCGCGGCGCTCGTCCAGGCGGGCGGCAAGCGGCTGCGGCCCGCGTTCTGCATCGCCGGCTACCTCGCCGGCGAGGGCGGCCCCGAAGGATACGACGGGGTCGTCTCGGCCGCGGTGGCACTCGAGGTGCTGCACGCCTGCGCGCTCATCCACGACGACGTCATGGACCAGTCCGACCAGCGGCGGGGCGAGCCGACGGCCCATGTGCGCCACCGGGACGAACACCGTGAGCGCGGGTGGCAGGGCGCGGCGGAGCGGTACGGGGAGAACGTCGCGATCCTCGCGGGCGACCTGGCGCTGATCTACTCCGACCGGATCATGGCCGAGGCCCCGGCGACCGTCCGCGACATCTGGTGCGAACTGCGCACCGAGCTGATCATCGGCCAGTACATGGACGTCCTCGCCGCCGCCGAGTTCTCGGCCGACCCCCAGCTGGCCCGCTGGATCGCCGTGGCCAAGTCCGGTCACTACACCATCCACCGGCCACTGGCCGTCGGCGCCCGGCTGGCCGGCCGGCCCGATCTCGCCGCACCGTTCCAGGAGTACGGCGTCACGGTCGGCGAGGCGTTCCAGCTGCGCGACGACCTCATCGACGCCTTCGGCGAGAGCGAGGTGACCGGGAAACCGGCGGGCCTCGACTTCGAGCGCCACAAGATGACGCTCCTCATGGGATTGGCCATGGAGCGCGACGCACGCGTGCGTGACCTGTTCCTCGACGACGAGCACGGCTCCGAACAACTGCGCCGCGTGCTGGTCGAGTCCGGGGTCCGCGCCGACATCGAGGACCACATCGGCCAGTTGGTGCAGAAGGGGCGCGGGGCCCTCGCCGAGGCGGCACTCGACGATGCCTGGCGGGAGCAACTCGGCGCCATGGCCCACATGGTCGCCTTCCGGGACAGGTAGGCGGCGCTCATGACGCATCCGTACGAGCACGCACTGCTCGACACGATCGAGGGGCCGGCCGACGTCAGGGCACTCCCTCCCGAGCGGCTGCCGGCTCTCGCCCGGGAGATACGCGACTTCCTGGTGTGCCACGTGTCCCGCACCGGTGGCCATCTCGGGCCCAACCTCGGCGTCGTCGAACTGACGATCGCCCTCCACCGCGTCTTCGACTCCCCCCACGACCGCCTGCTCTGGGACACCGGCCACCAGGCGTACATCCACAAGCTC
Encoded proteins:
- a CDS encoding transmembrane-type terpene cyclase gives rise to the protein MNWLPPALVDLPSVAPSASEPRDFRNGWFWAIVVGIALFWFLAYCLAIHRAYVDKRTGIPTVVVAINFSWEFVHSFVIDQEPAQRPANFIWFFFDIIIVYQVMKYGKKDFPKLTERNFQRLFWGICGYCAVQHYLMAYEFRDVLGMYSGVALNVGLSASFIITLRQRRSSAGQSVHIAVCKTLGSFLAGLNVLIIFPSRALVLFWFVIILVLDLTYVRMVFRQIRAEGQSPWALNRPPVTDPVVHEPSTAPAVA
- a CDS encoding 3-dehydroquinate synthase II, with protein sequence MDTRLWADVTLMKGGATDVALALIRTSDASGVLVRPDQLDGWEPLARIAVASLVTAEEAGRLDDDRVQTLIAASPQELDGVRAAAGNRAVGVRCEITDGDTMNEAASLCGTADFLVAAFADETNIPLELLLARAQGTRTQVYKQLLTSAETASVAGVLETGPAGLVVGAGHLADLDKVAAVLRAERHAQLDLVPLEVVRSEPVGMGYRGCIDTTHLFDDDEGMVIGSTSSGGIFVCAEVHYLPYMNLRPFRVNAGAVHSYVFGTGTTAYITDLAAGEKCYAVNTDGRFREAMVGRIKVELRPLRLVEARYGDVTVNAFLQDDWHVRVMSAEGKPLNLTEVVPGTLLLGRVTEPGRHVGIKVDEEISEF
- a CDS encoding MMPL family transporter; translation: MMKYLSELVLRRSRSVLVVALLFTLLGGAASATLFGRLTAGGLTNKGSESGQATRILEKNGQGQPNLTLVVTVGPAGVDAPAAAEAGSRLTERLAKEKDVINVTSYWTAGRPPQLRSEKGDKALVGATIRGDETSVPKLLDELAPRYEGTHDGLDVRVGGYAMFQKETTEISQEDGTKGETIAFPLTMIVLVLVFGSIVAACLPLAVAVVSMMLGFGVLWVMANLTDLSVFVVSVVTLFGLGLAIDYSLLIVNRHREELRDGASPEQAIRTTMNTAGRTVLFSAVTIALVLVGLLFFPLEAVRSMGIGGMVTALLSALGALTVLPALLLTLGPRVEKGRVFGRRRDARAGREVEHGFWHRLATFVMRRPVPVATVVIAFLLLLGAPFLGVEVGMPDERSMPASSEARQVATIIRTEFDSAEQNAAQVVLPDVTDSDKDLPGYAAALSKLPGVARVDGPTGSYVKGAQAVARTPAHGRFALDDGSCLSVVPASGDPDAAQQLVHDVRAQHAPFKALVGGMAADSIDTTDTLLDRLPYALGAVMVAMVVLLFLLTGSVMLPFLALALSALSLTATFGALVWIFQDGHLVSLLGDVTVTGSIASTIPVVLFALSFGLAMDYQVFMLARIREEYVRTGSGTTAVAQGLERIGRMVTAAAVLISIVFLGFTVSGISYVKAYGVGLPLAVLMDATLIRGALLPALMRLGGKATWWAPGFLRRVHVRFGLHESSQAPDAPRSPGAPPYAGVR
- a CDS encoding class I adenylate-forming enzyme family protein, giving the protein MKRRTTSYFHLGRIFEWHAERSAQSVLHLDRPFDIAPEAGLVHDGPALAATVRELSDCLHVGGLRQGDRVVVAKENHFDMVLLAAGAARIGAVPVMVAAANSPEAVRTMVERAAPRLLITGPGLLSRAVEAGVELADRSVRIVRVGPEGSGTGTAVPLDELRGGATAPVRLGGDDDPMVATHTSGTTGVPKLVLHTANTAIGRFPPRMERYRLPFLTTRRGDVVAAAVSFAHIRVMAWTASQLKMAPRKLVAVSDPLVANMESILEEHRPTSIEAFPNVFQYWEQLVDERPELFAQTRLYVSTFDAVHPRTVRKFLSASAGRFPTWGWGLGQSEITGIVANLFTRRTVRAGRPEATNLGWPMLLRLKVVDPETGRRQPRGKPGMIMVSTKARCLSYLGEDDRYRAKLNGRWWNSGDLGERVGLGRVRLLDREVDMIPGISCIELESTLLERLDNASDVTILGVPGQAPVPVLCMRGNRLDPEEWQRAVTGLPELAEPRVVPWEEVPRTATWKVRRAVLREQVLGTNATVGSGKWT
- a CDS encoding DUF2267 domain-containing protein, with amino-acid sequence MNVPLRQEAFLEHVRERGEYDSLSEAERAARVVLALLGARLVGEVRAELAARLPEDFALILLNPLQSREPLPPERFLRATAAWIEGATEQTAAWDVSAVLSTVADAVGDDLLGQILLQLPAGYDLLFGHPQPA
- a CDS encoding Hsp20/alpha crystallin family protein; protein product: MLMRTDPFRELDRLAQQLMGPGTWSRPSAMAMDAYREGHEYVVAFDLPGVSADAIDIDVERNMLTVKAERRPVAKGDDVQMELSERPLGVFSRQIVLADTLDTEQIKADYDAGVLTLRIPIAERAKPRKISIGSGSDRKEISG
- a CDS encoding pyridoxamine 5'-phosphate oxidase family protein — encoded protein: MTHRLPPEPRRTVELAPDEALRLLSSVPLGRIVLPIDFPQRALPAVRPVDHILDDGDIIVCARNGAALTAPTEQADSQGVAVAYHADEIDHNTGLRWSVVATGHCHLVTDPEQVARYRAALRPQSAHGPDHLVRIHPDLVTGIRRAVSD
- a CDS encoding DUF2267 domain-containing protein, translated to MMTDRRAPLQHTPVMTYEQLLEKVRYEGAYPTRERAEEAVRLVLAGLGRQLTGDERVDLAARLPFEAATILTAQIPDTQPLTGWAFVKDLAARTGATLGTTRWDTGSVLCVVAALAGPDLLTRILHQLPSGYVLLFGRAEHE